From the genome of Lepidochelys kempii isolate rLepKem1 chromosome 17, rLepKem1.hap2, whole genome shotgun sequence, one region includes:
- the KIF12 gene encoding kinesin-like protein KIF12 isoform X4, which produces MSPKPERLHGPVSQPPAPPQLLGLPESLLPTLVVFPRSPAGEQEDSMDRKETCLRVVVRVRPLTCQELRRGDQRVVHCLGDNTIYVNAAGQEAAFRASAAFDAGTSQEGLFEGSGMKRLIELAANGQLQLSASTRLRAQAPSSTHSPGTTRSTLLTPARAHSRAPLPLRVISAPPCAQLSDHSAGLHSLAPPRGGALHPPRKGAGAQRLFAPSPRFSCTAFAFGQTGSGKTYSLMGPLAQSEGQPVTPYLMGLMQRAFVCLLEQTQCYRPGLVLSASYVEIHNEQPFLLTHVLLAFWAPFPPAPAPLLCPGERPAEPRATQAPARAMEQNQGLLHREPADRGVWEPGGHHGPAAGRHPTAAERCARAEWALEPQPRPADHPHPPQGSKPRPQLLPARRALLRGPGRQREGEGHRLSWGALSGGQQHQPQSPGSGALHLSAGGPQTEAKSHPVQGQQAHPAAGGVPGRIWDHAHGCLHLPLLALPPGDTAHAALCKQGQEGHHQACGTQELPECQGENCAPGQRGALRRAPGSARRSLSGLLQDFVLENEQLRHLEPPLAFSSWGHDRRSPEATPGSCTIQAPTCPRPVPGAAQCGHTPAPVHTCRCPCCCAVRPAHATPCRRSQLLRELPPWEVLAAESSSRFQGVGQGSAWEDPAPLWPQQHPVAPWLLRGKRGLRQRKSSTVLCLLLGDTRQQGPEPPPGLEGQVAPSAPPLPGQPDSSAGRQGQVSCESSWGELMALGPTCHEEVDALDGLAPGAPWQPVKVHVQGVGLILQPVPDGVSCRPPAPVPLAVSAGFPPSSPAASPRGDVDPAGHGSIQVAWHPPPVSADVPWSTGPTWQNSTGILSKLSTSFLQCGTQN; this is translated from the exons ATGAGCCCAAAGCCTGAGCGGCTGCACGGCCCAGTGAGccagccccccgctcccccacagCTCTTGGGGCTGCCAGAGTCCCTGCTCCCCACACTGGTTGTTTTCCCCAGGAGCCCAGCAGGCGAACAGGAGGATTCCATGGACAGGAAGGAAACATGTCTCCGGGTGGTGGtcag GGTTCGGCCCCTGACCTGCCAGGAGCTCCGCAGAGGGGACCAGCGTGTGGTGCACTGCCTTGGGGACAACACCATCTAC GTGAATGCAGCCGGGCAGGAGGCGGCCTTCAGGGCAAGTGCAGCGTTTGATGCAGGCACGTCCCAGGAAGGGCTGTTTGAAGGCAGCGGGATGAAGCGACTCATAGAGCTGGCAGCAAATGG ccagctgcagCTTTCTGCCTCCACACGCCTCCGGGCACAAGCACCCAGCAGCACCCACTCCCCAGGAACCACCCGCAGCACCCTCCTCACACCAGCGCGCGCCCACAGCCGTGCACCCCTTCCCCTCCGCGTGATCTCAGCACCGCCTTGTGCCCAGCTGTCCGACCACAGTGCAGGTCTGCATTCCCTGGCTCCGCCACGAGGGGGCGCCTTGCACCCTCCCAGGAAGGGCGCAGGTGCTCAGCGGCTCTTTGCCCCCTCGCCCAGGTTCTCCTGCACTGCCTTTGCCTTCGGTCAAACAGGCTCTGGAAAGACCTACAGCTTGATGGGACCCTTAGCTCAG AGCGAGGGCCAGCCGGTGACTCCCTACCTCATGGGGCTGATGCAAAGGGCCTTTGTGTGTCTCCTGGAGCAGACGCAATGCTACAGACCCGGCCTCGTGCTCAGTGCCTCCTATGTGGAGATACACAATGAACAG CCCTTCCTGCTCACCCACGTCCTCCTGGCTTTCTGGGCTCCATTCCCACCTGCCCCGGCGCCTCTCCTCTGTCCAGGTGAGAGACCTGCTGAGCCCAGGGCCACCCAGGCCCCTGCCCGTGCGATGGAGCAAAACCAGGGGCTTCTACATCGAGAACCTGCTGACCGTGGAGTTTGGGAGCCTGGAGGCCATCATGGACCTGCTGCAGGAAG GCACCCGACGGCGGCGGAGCGCTGCGCACGTGCTGAATGGGCACTCGAGCCGCAGCCACGCCCTGCTGACCATCCGCATCCACCGCAAGGCT ctaagcccagaccccagctcctgccagcaaGGCGTGCTCTGCTTCGTGGACCTGGCCGGCAGCGAGAGGGTGAAGGACACCGGCTCAGCTGGGGAGCGCTTAGTGGAGGCCAGCAACATCAACCGCAGTCTCCTGGCTCTGG GGCACTGCATCTCTCTGCTGGTGGACCCCAGACGGAGGCGAAGTCACATCCCGTACAGGGACAGCAAGCTCACCCGGCTGCTGGCGGAGTCCCTGGGCGGATCTGGGATCACGCTCATG GTTGCCTGCATCTCCCCCTCCTCGCGCTGCCTCCCGGAGACACTGCACACGCTGCGCTTTGCAAGCAGGGCCAAGAAGGTCACCACCAAGCCTGTGGCACACAGG AGCTGCCCGAGTGCCAGGGAGAGAACTGTGCCCCCGGGCAGAGAGGGGCCCTAAGAAGAGCACCCGGCTCAGCCAGGCGCAGCCTCTCTGGCCTCCTACAGGACTTTGTGCTGGAGAACGAGCAGCTCAG gcacctggagccccctctgGCCTTCAGCAGCTGGGGCCACGACAGACGCTCCCCCGAAGCCACCCCTGGCTCCTGCACCATCCAGGCCCCAACCTGCCCCCGCCCTGTCCCCGGCGCAGCCCAGTGCGGCCAC ACGCCGGCTCCTGTCCACACCTGCcgctgcccctgctgctgtgctGTCCGGCCAGCCCACGCCACCCCCTGCCGGCGCTCCCAG CTGCTGAGGGAGCTGCCCCCATGGGAGGTGCTCGCTGCCGAGAGCAGTTCCAGGTTCCAGGGGGTTGGGCAGGGCAGTGCGTGGGAGGACCCGGCTCCGCTCTGGCCCCAGCAGCACCCTGTGGCTCCCTGGCTACTCCGTGGGAAAAG GGGCCTGCGCCAAAGGAAGAGCTCCACTGTCTTGTGTCTGCTCCTGGGAGACACCCGGCAGCAGggccctgagcctccccccgGCCTGGAGGGGCAGGTCGCACCGTCGGCCCCgcccctgccagggcagccagaCAGCAGCGCAGGGCGCCAAG GTCAGGTCAGCTGTGAGAGCAGCTGGGGTGAGCTGATGGCACTGGGACCCACCTGCCACGAAGAAGTAGACGCTCTGGATGGGCTGGCACCGGGAGCCCCCTGGCAGCCAGTCAAGGTCCATGTCCAAGGAGTCGGACTCATCCTGCAGCCAGTCCCAGACGGTGTGAGCTGCCGGCCGCCGGCTCCTGTACCTCTTGCGGTGTCGGCGGGATTTCCTCCTTCGAGCCCAGCTGCTAGCCCTCGAGGAGACGTAGATCCTGCCGGCCATGGCAGCATCCAGGTGGCTTGGCACCCCCCTCCAGTCTCTGCTGATGTACCGTGGTCCACTGGCCCCACCTGGCAGAACAGCACAGG GATTCTCTCCAaattgtctacatctttcctgcaatgtggcacccagaactag
- the KIF12 gene encoding kinesin-like protein KIF12 isoform X10 translates to MSPKPERLHGPVSQPPAPPQLLGLPESLLPTLVVFPRSPAGEQEDSMDRKETCLRVVVRVRPLTCQELRRGDQRVVHCLGDNTIYVNAAGQEAAFRASAAFDAGTSQEGLFEGSGMKRLIELAANGQLQLSASTRLRAQAPSSTHSPGTTRSTLLTPARAHSRAPLPLRVISAPPCAQLSDHSAGLHSLAPPRGGALHPPRKGAGAQRLFAPSPRFSCTAFAFGQTGSGKTYSLMGPLAQSEGQPVTPYLMGLMQRAFVCLLEQTQCYRPGLVLSASYVEIHNEQPFLLTHVLLAFWAPFPPAPAPLLCPGERPAEPRATQAPARAMEQNQGLLHREPADRGVWEPGGHHGPAAGRHPTAAERCARAEWALEPQPRPADHPHPPQGSKPRPQLLPARRALLRGPGRQREGEGHRLSWGALSGGQQHQPQSPGSGALHLSAGGPQTEAKSHPVQGQQAHPAAGGVPGRIWDHAHGCLHLPLLALPPGDTAHAALCKQGQEGHHQACGTQGLPGEAAAKFGARNPGPAGGKPLPAPAAASAQDTGRKPSHPHNPHPAARVPGRELCPRAERGPKKSTRLSQAQPLWPPTGLCAGERAAQVAAGRSPSWADPWETQLLAAGASPGPPSSPDVRAPGAPSGLQQLGPRQTLPRSHPWLLHHPGPNLPPPCPRRSPVRPHAGSCPHLPLPLLLCCPASPRHPLPALPAAEGAAPMGGARCREQFQVPGGWAGQCVGGPGSALAPAAPCGSLATPWEKGPAPKEELHCLVSAPGRHPAAGP, encoded by the exons ATGAGCCCAAAGCCTGAGCGGCTGCACGGCCCAGTGAGccagccccccgctcccccacagCTCTTGGGGCTGCCAGAGTCCCTGCTCCCCACACTGGTTGTTTTCCCCAGGAGCCCAGCAGGCGAACAGGAGGATTCCATGGACAGGAAGGAAACATGTCTCCGGGTGGTGGtcag GGTTCGGCCCCTGACCTGCCAGGAGCTCCGCAGAGGGGACCAGCGTGTGGTGCACTGCCTTGGGGACAACACCATCTAC GTGAATGCAGCCGGGCAGGAGGCGGCCTTCAGGGCAAGTGCAGCGTTTGATGCAGGCACGTCCCAGGAAGGGCTGTTTGAAGGCAGCGGGATGAAGCGACTCATAGAGCTGGCAGCAAATGG ccagctgcagCTTTCTGCCTCCACACGCCTCCGGGCACAAGCACCCAGCAGCACCCACTCCCCAGGAACCACCCGCAGCACCCTCCTCACACCAGCGCGCGCCCACAGCCGTGCACCCCTTCCCCTCCGCGTGATCTCAGCACCGCCTTGTGCCCAGCTGTCCGACCACAGTGCAGGTCTGCATTCCCTGGCTCCGCCACGAGGGGGCGCCTTGCACCCTCCCAGGAAGGGCGCAGGTGCTCAGCGGCTCTTTGCCCCCTCGCCCAGGTTCTCCTGCACTGCCTTTGCCTTCGGTCAAACAGGCTCTGGAAAGACCTACAGCTTGATGGGACCCTTAGCTCAG AGCGAGGGCCAGCCGGTGACTCCCTACCTCATGGGGCTGATGCAAAGGGCCTTTGTGTGTCTCCTGGAGCAGACGCAATGCTACAGACCCGGCCTCGTGCTCAGTGCCTCCTATGTGGAGATACACAATGAACAG CCCTTCCTGCTCACCCACGTCCTCCTGGCTTTCTGGGCTCCATTCCCACCTGCCCCGGCGCCTCTCCTCTGTCCAGGTGAGAGACCTGCTGAGCCCAGGGCCACCCAGGCCCCTGCCCGTGCGATGGAGCAAAACCAGGGGCTTCTACATCGAGAACCTGCTGACCGTGGAGTTTGGGAGCCTGGAGGCCATCATGGACCTGCTGCAGGAAG GCACCCGACGGCGGCGGAGCGCTGCGCACGTGCTGAATGGGCACTCGAGCCGCAGCCACGCCCTGCTGACCATCCGCATCCACCGCAAGGCT ctaagcccagaccccagctcctgccagcaaGGCGTGCTCTGCTTCGTGGACCTGGCCGGCAGCGAGAGGGTGAAGGACACCGGCTCAGCTGGGGAGCGCTTAGTGGAGGCCAGCAACATCAACCGCAGTCTCCTGGCTCTGG GGCACTGCATCTCTCTGCTGGTGGACCCCAGACGGAGGCGAAGTCACATCCCGTACAGGGACAGCAAGCTCACCCGGCTGCTGGCGGAGTCCCTGGGCGGATCTGGGATCACGCTCATG GTTGCCTGCATCTCCCCCTCCTCGCGCTGCCTCCCGGAGACACTGCACACGCTGCGCTTTGCAAGCAGGGCCAAGAAGGTCACCACCAAGCCTGTGGCACACAGG GTCTCCCGGGAGAAGCTGCTGCAAAGTTTGGAGCAAGAAATCCAGGCCCTGCGGGAGGAAAACCTCTCCCTGCGCCAGCAGCTGCGTCTGCCCAGGATACGGGGCGAAAGCCCAGCCACCCACACAACCCCCATCC AGCTGCCCGAGTGCCAGGGAGAGAACTGTGCCCCCGGGCAGAGAGGGGCCCTAAGAAGAGCACCCGGCTCAGCCAGGCGCAGCCTCTCTGGCCTCCTACAGGACTTTGTGCTGGAGAACGAGCAGCTCAGGTAGCAGCAGGACGTTCCCCCTCCTGGGCTGACCCCTGGGAGACTCAGCTCCTGGCTGCGGGGGCCAGCCCCGGGCCTCCCTCGAGCCCTGACGTGCGG gcacctggagccccctctgGCCTTCAGCAGCTGGGGCCACGACAGACGCTCCCCCGAAGCCACCCCTGGCTCCTGCACCATCCAGGCCCCAACCTGCCCCCGCCCTGTCCCCGGCGCAGCCCAGTGCGGCCAC ACGCCGGCTCCTGTCCACACCTGCcgctgcccctgctgctgtgctGTCCGGCCAGCCCACGCCACCCCCTGCCGGCGCTCCCAG CTGCTGAGGGAGCTGCCCCCATGGGAGGTGCTCGCTGCCGAGAGCAGTTCCAGGTTCCAGGGGGTTGGGCAGGGCAGTGCGTGGGAGGACCCGGCTCCGCTCTGGCCCCAGCAGCACCCTGTGGCTCCCTGGCTACTCCGTGGGAAAAG GGGCCTGCGCCAAAGGAAGAGCTCCACTGTCTTGTGTCTGCTCCTGGGAGACACCCGGCAGCAGggccctga
- the KIF12 gene encoding kinesin-like protein KIF12 isoform X3: protein MSPKPERLHGPVSQPPAPPQLLGLPESLLPTLVVFPRSPAGEQEDSMDRKETCLRVVVRVRPLTCQELRRGDQRVVHCLGDNTIYVNAAGQEAAFRASAAFDAGTSQEGLFEGSGMKRLIELAANGQLQLSASTRLRAQAPSSTHSPGTTRSTLLTPARAHSRAPLPLRVISAPPCAQLSDHSAGLHSLAPPRGGALHPPRKGAGAQRLFAPSPRFSCTAFAFGQTGSGKTYSLMGPLAQSEGQPVTPYLMGLMQRAFVCLLEQTQCYRPGLVLSASYVEIHNEQPFLLTHVLLAFWAPFPPAPAPLLCPGERPAEPRATQAPARAMEQNQGLLHREPADRGVWEPGGHHGPAAGRHPTAAERCARAEWALEPQPRPADHPHPPQGSKPRPQLLPARRALLRGPGRQREGEGHRLSWGALSGGQQHQPQSPGSGALHLSAGGPQTEAKSHPVQGQQAHPAAGGVPGRIWDHAHGCLHLPLLALPPGDTAHAALCKQGQEGHHQACGTQGLPGEAAAKFGARNPGPAGGKPLPAPAAASAQDTGRKPSHPHNPHPHLEPPLAFSSWGHDRRSPEATPGSCTIQAPTCPRPVPGAAQCGHTPAPVHTCRCPCCCAVRPAHATPCRRSQLLRELPPWEVLAAESSSRFQGVGQGSAWEDPAPLWPQQHPVAPWLLRGKRGLRQRKSSTVLCLLLGDTRQQGPEPPPGLEGQVAPSAPPLPGQPDSSAGRQGQVSCESSWGELMALGPTCHEEVDALDGLAPGAPWQPVKVHVQGVGLILQPVPDGVSCRPPAPVPLAVSAGFPPSSPAASPRGDVDPAGHGSIQVAWHPPPVSADVPWSTGPTWQNSTGILSKLSTSFLQCGTQN, encoded by the exons ATGAGCCCAAAGCCTGAGCGGCTGCACGGCCCAGTGAGccagccccccgctcccccacagCTCTTGGGGCTGCCAGAGTCCCTGCTCCCCACACTGGTTGTTTTCCCCAGGAGCCCAGCAGGCGAACAGGAGGATTCCATGGACAGGAAGGAAACATGTCTCCGGGTGGTGGtcag GGTTCGGCCCCTGACCTGCCAGGAGCTCCGCAGAGGGGACCAGCGTGTGGTGCACTGCCTTGGGGACAACACCATCTAC GTGAATGCAGCCGGGCAGGAGGCGGCCTTCAGGGCAAGTGCAGCGTTTGATGCAGGCACGTCCCAGGAAGGGCTGTTTGAAGGCAGCGGGATGAAGCGACTCATAGAGCTGGCAGCAAATGG ccagctgcagCTTTCTGCCTCCACACGCCTCCGGGCACAAGCACCCAGCAGCACCCACTCCCCAGGAACCACCCGCAGCACCCTCCTCACACCAGCGCGCGCCCACAGCCGTGCACCCCTTCCCCTCCGCGTGATCTCAGCACCGCCTTGTGCCCAGCTGTCCGACCACAGTGCAGGTCTGCATTCCCTGGCTCCGCCACGAGGGGGCGCCTTGCACCCTCCCAGGAAGGGCGCAGGTGCTCAGCGGCTCTTTGCCCCCTCGCCCAGGTTCTCCTGCACTGCCTTTGCCTTCGGTCAAACAGGCTCTGGAAAGACCTACAGCTTGATGGGACCCTTAGCTCAG AGCGAGGGCCAGCCGGTGACTCCCTACCTCATGGGGCTGATGCAAAGGGCCTTTGTGTGTCTCCTGGAGCAGACGCAATGCTACAGACCCGGCCTCGTGCTCAGTGCCTCCTATGTGGAGATACACAATGAACAG CCCTTCCTGCTCACCCACGTCCTCCTGGCTTTCTGGGCTCCATTCCCACCTGCCCCGGCGCCTCTCCTCTGTCCAGGTGAGAGACCTGCTGAGCCCAGGGCCACCCAGGCCCCTGCCCGTGCGATGGAGCAAAACCAGGGGCTTCTACATCGAGAACCTGCTGACCGTGGAGTTTGGGAGCCTGGAGGCCATCATGGACCTGCTGCAGGAAG GCACCCGACGGCGGCGGAGCGCTGCGCACGTGCTGAATGGGCACTCGAGCCGCAGCCACGCCCTGCTGACCATCCGCATCCACCGCAAGGCT ctaagcccagaccccagctcctgccagcaaGGCGTGCTCTGCTTCGTGGACCTGGCCGGCAGCGAGAGGGTGAAGGACACCGGCTCAGCTGGGGAGCGCTTAGTGGAGGCCAGCAACATCAACCGCAGTCTCCTGGCTCTGG GGCACTGCATCTCTCTGCTGGTGGACCCCAGACGGAGGCGAAGTCACATCCCGTACAGGGACAGCAAGCTCACCCGGCTGCTGGCGGAGTCCCTGGGCGGATCTGGGATCACGCTCATG GTTGCCTGCATCTCCCCCTCCTCGCGCTGCCTCCCGGAGACACTGCACACGCTGCGCTTTGCAAGCAGGGCCAAGAAGGTCACCACCAAGCCTGTGGCACACAGG GTCTCCCGGGAGAAGCTGCTGCAAAGTTTGGAGCAAGAAATCCAGGCCCTGCGGGAGGAAAACCTCTCCCTGCGCCAGCAGCTGCGTCTGCCCAGGATACGGGGCGAAAGCCCAGCCACCCACACAACCCCCATCC gcacctggagccccctctgGCCTTCAGCAGCTGGGGCCACGACAGACGCTCCCCCGAAGCCACCCCTGGCTCCTGCACCATCCAGGCCCCAACCTGCCCCCGCCCTGTCCCCGGCGCAGCCCAGTGCGGCCAC ACGCCGGCTCCTGTCCACACCTGCcgctgcccctgctgctgtgctGTCCGGCCAGCCCACGCCACCCCCTGCCGGCGCTCCCAG CTGCTGAGGGAGCTGCCCCCATGGGAGGTGCTCGCTGCCGAGAGCAGTTCCAGGTTCCAGGGGGTTGGGCAGGGCAGTGCGTGGGAGGACCCGGCTCCGCTCTGGCCCCAGCAGCACCCTGTGGCTCCCTGGCTACTCCGTGGGAAAAG GGGCCTGCGCCAAAGGAAGAGCTCCACTGTCTTGTGTCTGCTCCTGGGAGACACCCGGCAGCAGggccctgagcctccccccgGCCTGGAGGGGCAGGTCGCACCGTCGGCCCCgcccctgccagggcagccagaCAGCAGCGCAGGGCGCCAAG GTCAGGTCAGCTGTGAGAGCAGCTGGGGTGAGCTGATGGCACTGGGACCCACCTGCCACGAAGAAGTAGACGCTCTGGATGGGCTGGCACCGGGAGCCCCCTGGCAGCCAGTCAAGGTCCATGTCCAAGGAGTCGGACTCATCCTGCAGCCAGTCCCAGACGGTGTGAGCTGCCGGCCGCCGGCTCCTGTACCTCTTGCGGTGTCGGCGGGATTTCCTCCTTCGAGCCCAGCTGCTAGCCCTCGAGGAGACGTAGATCCTGCCGGCCATGGCAGCATCCAGGTGGCTTGGCACCCCCCTCCAGTCTCTGCTGATGTACCGTGGTCCACTGGCCCCACCTGGCAGAACAGCACAGG GATTCTCTCCAaattgtctacatctttcctgcaatgtggcacccagaactag
- the KIF12 gene encoding kinesin-like protein KIF12 isoform X1 — MSPKPERLHGPVSQPPAPPQLLGLPESLLPTLVVFPRSPAGEQEDSMDRKETCLRVVVRVRPLTCQELRRGDQRVVHCLGDNTIYVNAAGQEAAFRASAAFDAGTSQEGLFEGSGMKRLIELAANGQLQLSASTRLRAQAPSSTHSPGTTRSTLLTPARAHSRAPLPLRVISAPPCAQLSDHSAGLHSLAPPRGGALHPPRKGAGAQRLFAPSPRFSCTAFAFGQTGSGKTYSLMGPLAQSEGQPVTPYLMGLMQRAFVCLLEQTQCYRPGLVLSASYVEIHNEQVRDLLSPGPPRPLPVRWSKTRGFYIENLLTVEFGSLEAIMDLLQEGTRRRRSAAHVLNGHSSRSHALLTIRIHRKALSPDPSSCQQGVLCFVDLAGSERVKDTGSAGERLVEASNINRSLLALGHCISLLVDPRRRRSHIPYRDSKLTRLLAESLGGSGITLMVACISPSSRCLPETLHTLRFASRAKKVTTKPVAHRVSREKLLQSLEQEIQALREENLSLRQQLRLPRIRGESPATHTTPIQLPECQGENCAPGQRGALRRAPGSARRSLSGLLQDFVLENEQLRHLEPPLAFSSWGHDRRSPEATPGSCTIQAPTCPRPVPGAAQCGHTPAPVHTCRCPCCCAVRPAHATPCRRSQLLRELPPWEVLAAESSSRFQGVGQGSAWEDPAPLWPQQHPVAPWLLRGKRGLRQRKSSTVLCLLLGDTRQQGPEPPPGLEGQVAPSAPPLPGQPDSSAGRQGQVSCESSWGELMALGPTCHEEVDALDGLAPGAPWQPVKVHVQGVGLILQPVPDGVSCRPPAPVPLAVSAGFPPSSPAASPRGDVDPAGHGSIQVAWHPPPVSADVPWSTGPTWQNSTGILSKLSTSFLQCGTQN; from the exons ATGAGCCCAAAGCCTGAGCGGCTGCACGGCCCAGTGAGccagccccccgctcccccacagCTCTTGGGGCTGCCAGAGTCCCTGCTCCCCACACTGGTTGTTTTCCCCAGGAGCCCAGCAGGCGAACAGGAGGATTCCATGGACAGGAAGGAAACATGTCTCCGGGTGGTGGtcag GGTTCGGCCCCTGACCTGCCAGGAGCTCCGCAGAGGGGACCAGCGTGTGGTGCACTGCCTTGGGGACAACACCATCTAC GTGAATGCAGCCGGGCAGGAGGCGGCCTTCAGGGCAAGTGCAGCGTTTGATGCAGGCACGTCCCAGGAAGGGCTGTTTGAAGGCAGCGGGATGAAGCGACTCATAGAGCTGGCAGCAAATGG ccagctgcagCTTTCTGCCTCCACACGCCTCCGGGCACAAGCACCCAGCAGCACCCACTCCCCAGGAACCACCCGCAGCACCCTCCTCACACCAGCGCGCGCCCACAGCCGTGCACCCCTTCCCCTCCGCGTGATCTCAGCACCGCCTTGTGCCCAGCTGTCCGACCACAGTGCAGGTCTGCATTCCCTGGCTCCGCCACGAGGGGGCGCCTTGCACCCTCCCAGGAAGGGCGCAGGTGCTCAGCGGCTCTTTGCCCCCTCGCCCAGGTTCTCCTGCACTGCCTTTGCCTTCGGTCAAACAGGCTCTGGAAAGACCTACAGCTTGATGGGACCCTTAGCTCAG AGCGAGGGCCAGCCGGTGACTCCCTACCTCATGGGGCTGATGCAAAGGGCCTTTGTGTGTCTCCTGGAGCAGACGCAATGCTACAGACCCGGCCTCGTGCTCAGTGCCTCCTATGTGGAGATACACAATGAACAG GTGAGAGACCTGCTGAGCCCAGGGCCACCCAGGCCCCTGCCCGTGCGATGGAGCAAAACCAGGGGCTTCTACATCGAGAACCTGCTGACCGTGGAGTTTGGGAGCCTGGAGGCCATCATGGACCTGCTGCAGGAAG GCACCCGACGGCGGCGGAGCGCTGCGCACGTGCTGAATGGGCACTCGAGCCGCAGCCACGCCCTGCTGACCATCCGCATCCACCGCAAGGCT ctaagcccagaccccagctcctgccagcaaGGCGTGCTCTGCTTCGTGGACCTGGCCGGCAGCGAGAGGGTGAAGGACACCGGCTCAGCTGGGGAGCGCTTAGTGGAGGCCAGCAACATCAACCGCAGTCTCCTGGCTCTGG GGCACTGCATCTCTCTGCTGGTGGACCCCAGACGGAGGCGAAGTCACATCCCGTACAGGGACAGCAAGCTCACCCGGCTGCTGGCGGAGTCCCTGGGCGGATCTGGGATCACGCTCATG GTTGCCTGCATCTCCCCCTCCTCGCGCTGCCTCCCGGAGACACTGCACACGCTGCGCTTTGCAAGCAGGGCCAAGAAGGTCACCACCAAGCCTGTGGCACACAGG GTCTCCCGGGAGAAGCTGCTGCAAAGTTTGGAGCAAGAAATCCAGGCCCTGCGGGAGGAAAACCTCTCCCTGCGCCAGCAGCTGCGTCTGCCCAGGATACGGGGCGAAAGCCCAGCCACCCACACAACCCCCATCC AGCTGCCCGAGTGCCAGGGAGAGAACTGTGCCCCCGGGCAGAGAGGGGCCCTAAGAAGAGCACCCGGCTCAGCCAGGCGCAGCCTCTCTGGCCTCCTACAGGACTTTGTGCTGGAGAACGAGCAGCTCAG gcacctggagccccctctgGCCTTCAGCAGCTGGGGCCACGACAGACGCTCCCCCGAAGCCACCCCTGGCTCCTGCACCATCCAGGCCCCAACCTGCCCCCGCCCTGTCCCCGGCGCAGCCCAGTGCGGCCAC ACGCCGGCTCCTGTCCACACCTGCcgctgcccctgctgctgtgctGTCCGGCCAGCCCACGCCACCCCCTGCCGGCGCTCCCAG CTGCTGAGGGAGCTGCCCCCATGGGAGGTGCTCGCTGCCGAGAGCAGTTCCAGGTTCCAGGGGGTTGGGCAGGGCAGTGCGTGGGAGGACCCGGCTCCGCTCTGGCCCCAGCAGCACCCTGTGGCTCCCTGGCTACTCCGTGGGAAAAG GGGCCTGCGCCAAAGGAAGAGCTCCACTGTCTTGTGTCTGCTCCTGGGAGACACCCGGCAGCAGggccctgagcctccccccgGCCTGGAGGGGCAGGTCGCACCGTCGGCCCCgcccctgccagggcagccagaCAGCAGCGCAGGGCGCCAAG GTCAGGTCAGCTGTGAGAGCAGCTGGGGTGAGCTGATGGCACTGGGACCCACCTGCCACGAAGAAGTAGACGCTCTGGATGGGCTGGCACCGGGAGCCCCCTGGCAGCCAGTCAAGGTCCATGTCCAAGGAGTCGGACTCATCCTGCAGCCAGTCCCAGACGGTGTGAGCTGCCGGCCGCCGGCTCCTGTACCTCTTGCGGTGTCGGCGGGATTTCCTCCTTCGAGCCCAGCTGCTAGCCCTCGAGGAGACGTAGATCCTGCCGGCCATGGCAGCATCCAGGTGGCTTGGCACCCCCCTCCAGTCTCTGCTGATGTACCGTGGTCCACTGGCCCCACCTGGCAGAACAGCACAGG GATTCTCTCCAaattgtctacatctttcctgcaatgtggcacccagaactag